In Candidatus Omnitrophota bacterium, the DNA window TAACAGCATACAGATTCTCATCCTTAAGAGCTTCATAAATGTTCTTTTTATTTAACTCCAGCCCTTTTAAAAATCTCGTCATAATCTTTACCTCATCTTCGATTGCCTCAACTGTCGAAAAAAGCGGTTCTTTATCCAGCTGCATATCTCTATTATACGTCAACGGCAGTCCCTTCATCATTACCAGGATCGACACAAGATTACCATATATTCTACCTGTATTTCCTCTCACCAATTCCAGAAAATCGGGATTCTTCTTATGCGGCATAAGACTTGATCCCGTGCAAAACTCTTCGGGTAATTTTATAAAATTAAATTCTTTCGTCGAATACAGTATCAAATCCTCGGCAAGTCTCGATAGATGCATCTGTATAATAGAAATCACGCTCAGCAGTTCTATAATAAAATCTCTATCGCTCACGTCGTCAAGCGTGTTTATAGATGGTCTTATATAAAAATCTCCAATCAGCGATAAAAGTTTTGCTATAGCCTTGTCATAATTCTTTCTTCCTATAGAGCTTCCTGCTAAAGCACCGGCGCCAATATGAACCTCAAGATTACCATAATAATTACTAAGCCTTTTTTTATCCCGTCCAAACATGGCGGAGTATGCACTTATATAATCTTTAAAAAGTACGGTTTGTGCACGTTGAGTATGAGTATAACCCACGATAGAATAATTCATATATTTCTTTTTCAAAAAAACCAATGATGCAATAAGATTATCGAGCAGGTCTATAATCTCGCCTGATTTTTTGTAGCAAAATGCTTTCTCGTCAAAAGCTACCTGGTCGTTCCGCGACCGTAACGTATGAAGCTTTAACGCCAGTTTTCCGACTTTTTTCTCAACCTTGTTTTGTATATCAGTATGAATATCTTCTGAACGTTTATCATATTTGAACCGGCCCTTTTTAACATCCTCACGGATTGCTTTTAGCGCTTTATACAATTTGCTCTTTTCCGGTTTCTTTAAAAGTTTTGCCTCGGCCAAAGCTAAAACATGTAGCATGGAGTGCATGACATCATAGCGAGCCAACTTATGGTCAAACTGGATAGACTTCTGGAATTCAAAGAATTCTTTATCGACCTTTTTTGTAAATCTTCCACCCCATAACTTTTTACTCATATTTTTTTCTCCAGTTCATTCAGGTAAAATTTTTCTATATTTTTTTCAATCTGTCTTCTCAGTAAAATTTTTTCGCTCGCACTGCAGGGGCAGATAACGGCAGGTAGCCCTTGAGGCGTTATATTTTGCCGAGACTGCGCCATAACAGAAACTCTTTAAAGCCGTTGTGCCCATAACGGCAAGATGAAAATATATAATGAATACCAAACCTGAATACCATTGACGGCAAAATTAGCCGAAAGGGCGCCTGCCGTTAAACTGCCCTGTAGTGGAGCAAAAAATTTTACTTGCCCATCCCTCTGTATGGCAGTCCCCATATCTCGTTGAAACCTTTGGCGAGCGACTGGTCGAAGATATCGCCCTCCTCGTATGTCGCAAGTTCTTTCTTATACAGCGAATCCGGCGACTTCCTGCCGACGACTACGCAGTTGCCCTTATGCAGTTTCAGCCTGACCGTGCCGTTGACGCGCTTCTGGGTATCGTCTATAAAGGCGTCCAACGCTTCCCTTAAAGGCGTGTACCAGAGCCCGTAATAGACGAGGTCCGAGTATTTCGCGGCTATCCGGTCCTTAAAATGGAGCATCTCCCTGTCCAGGACGAGGCTCTCGAGCGCCTTGTGTGCCGTATACAACGTCCATCCTGCGGGCGCTTCGTATATCTCCCTCGACTTTATCCCGACGAGGCGGTTCTCCACCATATCGCTTCTTCCGACGCCGGCGTCTCCGGCTATCCGCGCAAGTTTCGATATCAGCCCGACGCCGCCCATGGCCTTGCCGTTCAGCTTTACCGGGATGCCTTTCTTGAATTCCACCTCGACGTAGACAGGCTTCGCCCCCGC includes these proteins:
- the argH gene encoding argininosuccinate lyase, whose translation is MSKKLWGGRFTKKVDKEFFEFQKSIQFDHKLARYDVMHSMLHVLALAEAKLLKKPEKSKLYKALKAIREDVKKGRFKYDKRSEDIHTDIQNKVEKKVGKLALKLHTLRSRNDQVAFDEKAFCYKKSGEIIDLLDNLIASLVFLKKKYMNYSIVGYTHTQRAQTVLFKDYISAYSAMFGRDKKRLSNYYGNLEVHIGAGALAGSSIGRKNYDKAIAKLLSLIGDFYIRPSINTLDDVSDRDFIIELLSVISIIQMHLSRLAEDLILYSTKEFNFIKLPEEFCTGSSLMPHKKNPDFLELVRGNTGRIYGNLVSILVMMKGLPLTYNRDMQLDKEPLFSTVEAIEDEVKIMTRFLKGLELNKKNIYEALKDENLYAVKKADNLVRKSGMSFKEAHDFVGKEIKLQESLEEKLAKRPIK